One genomic region from Podarcis raffonei isolate rPodRaf1 chromosome Z, rPodRaf1.pri, whole genome shotgun sequence encodes:
- the MED22 gene encoding mediator of RNA polymerase II transcription subunit 22 isoform X1: protein MPQQRVLPQSKETLLQSYNKRLKDDIKSIMDNFTEIVKTAKIEEETQVSRATQGEQDNYEMQVRAANIVRAGESLMKLVSDLKQFLILNDFPSVNEAINQRNQQLRSLQEECDKKLIALRDEISIDLYELEEEYYSSSYSLCDTNDLPLCEAYWRQELTMSSPEGLAMPLAAAMMEENIPAPQGSTPSHPHINGHGAGPTEHA from the exons ATGCCGCAGCAGCGCGTGCTCCCCCAGAGCAAGGAAACCCTCCTTCAGTCTTACAACAAGAGGCTGAAAGATGACATCAAGTCTATCATGGATAACTTCACAGAAATAGTCAAAACTGCAAAG ATTGAGGAAGAAACCCAAGTTTCTCGGGCAACCCAAGGAGAGCAGGACAACTACGAGATGCAAGTCAGAGCTGCAAATATT GTTCGGGCTGGAGAGTCTCTTATGAAGCTTGTCTCTGACCTAAAACAGTTCCTGATcctcaatgacttcccttctgtCAATGAAGCCATCAACCAGCGGAACCAGCAGTTGCGCAGCCTTCAGGAGGAATGCGACAAGAAGCTTATTGCCCTGCGTGATGAGATCTCGATAGACCTCTATGAGCTGGAGGAAGAATATTACTCTTCCAG CTACAGTCTGTGTGACACCAACGACCTCCCGCTGTGTGAAGCTTATTGGAGACAGGAGCTGACCATGTCCTCCCCAGAAGGCCTAGCCATGCCTCTGGCGGCTGCCATGATGGAGGAGAACATTCCGGCCCCTCAGGGGTCCACTCCTTCTCACCCTCACATCAACGGGCATGGAGCAGGCCCGACGGAGCACGCCTGA
- the RPL7A gene encoding 60S ribosomal protein L7a: MPKGKKAKGKKVAPAPAVVKKQEAKKVVNPLFEKRPKNFGIGQDIQPKRDLTRFVKWPRYIRLQRQRAILYKRLKVPPAVNQFTQALDRQTATQLLKLAHKYRPETKQEKKQRLLARAEQKAAGKGDVPTKRPPVLRAGVNTVTTLVENKKAQLVVIAHDVDPVELVVFLPALCRKMGVPYCIIKGKARLGRLVHRKTCTCVAFTQVNPEDKGALAKLVEAVKTNYNERYDEIRRHWGGNLLGPKSVARIAKLEKAKAKELATKLG; the protein is encoded by the exons ATG CCCAAGGGGAAGAAGGCCAAGGGGAAGAAGGTGGCTCCGGCCCCTGCCGTGGTCAAGAAACAGGAGGCCAAGAAGGTTGTAAATCCTCTCTTTGAGAAAAGGCCCAAGAACTTCGGCATTG GGCAGGACATTCAGCCCAAACGGGACTTGACTCGCTTTGTGAAATGGCCTCGTTATATCCGACTTCAGCGCCAAAGAGCCATCCTCTACAAAAGGCTGAAGGTGCCTCCAGCAGTTAACCAGTTCACTCAAGCATTGGACCGTCAGACAG CTACTCAGCTTCTGAAGTTGGCCCACAAATACAGGCCTGAGACGAAGCAAGAGAAGAAGCAGAGGCTGCTGGCCCGTGCGGAGCAAAAGGCTGCAGGGAAAGGCGACGTCCCTACCAAGAGGCCTCCTGTGCTCAGAGCAG GTGTCAACACCGTTACAACTCTGGTGGAGAACAAGAAGGCGCAGCTGGTGGTGATCGCACATGATGTAGACCCCGTTGAG CTGGTAGTTTTCCTGCCTGCCTTGTGCAGAAAAATGGGAGTGCCCTATTGCATCATCAAAGGCAAGGCAAGGCTGGGCCGCCTTGTCCACCGAAAGACCTGTACCTGTGTTGCCTTCACTCAGGTTAATCC CGAGGACAAGGGAGCTCTAGCTAAACTCGTGGAAGCTGTCAAGACCAACTACAATGAGAGATACGATGAG ATTCGTCGTCACTGGGGCGGCAATCTTCTGGGGCCGAAGTCAGTGGCCCGCATTGCTAAGCTTGAAAAAGCCAAGGCTAAAGAACTGGCCACTAAACTTGGATAG
- the MED22 gene encoding mediator of RNA polymerase II transcription subunit 22 isoform X2, whose translation MPQQRVLPQSKETLLQSYNKRLKDDIKSIMDNFTEIVKTAKIEEETQVSRATQGEQDNYEMQVRAANIVRAGESLMKLVSDLKQFLILNDFPSVNEAINQRNQQLRSLQEECDKKLIALRDEISIDLYELEEEYYSSSLCDTNDLPLCEAYWRQELTMSSPEGLAMPLAAAMMEENIPAPQGSTPSHPHINGHGAGPTEHA comes from the exons ATGCCGCAGCAGCGCGTGCTCCCCCAGAGCAAGGAAACCCTCCTTCAGTCTTACAACAAGAGGCTGAAAGATGACATCAAGTCTATCATGGATAACTTCACAGAAATAGTCAAAACTGCAAAG ATTGAGGAAGAAACCCAAGTTTCTCGGGCAACCCAAGGAGAGCAGGACAACTACGAGATGCAAGTCAGAGCTGCAAATATT GTTCGGGCTGGAGAGTCTCTTATGAAGCTTGTCTCTGACCTAAAACAGTTCCTGATcctcaatgacttcccttctgtCAATGAAGCCATCAACCAGCGGAACCAGCAGTTGCGCAGCCTTCAGGAGGAATGCGACAAGAAGCTTATTGCCCTGCGTGATGAGATCTCGATAGACCTCTATGAGCTGGAGGAAGAATATTACTCTTCCAG TCTGTGTGACACCAACGACCTCCCGCTGTGTGAAGCTTATTGGAGACAGGAGCTGACCATGTCCTCCCCAGAAGGCCTAGCCATGCCTCTGGCGGCTGCCATGATGGAGGAGAACATTCCGGCCCCTCAGGGGTCCACTCCTTCTCACCCTCACATCAACGGGCATGGAGCAGGCCCGACGGAGCACGCCTGA